A genomic window from Mustela erminea isolate mMusErm1 chromosome 16, mMusErm1.Pri, whole genome shotgun sequence includes:
- the ZNF696 gene encoding zinc finger protein 696, with amino-acid sequence MRGARFGRAAGRDSHSWCFCKARQGEPPDLGLQNATDRATLMDTHTASLAQVTGGSQASCRAPSVAEQGAQSAKPTPTQEALEEEEPCQGERVLGPLQGPPWALGLLDGCGNEEAGDRPRDSLKIPVVSAKPGGQSGLDGRVSPSEASPNARSASNRRGPHKGRPYQCGTCDRSFKCYSDVVKHQSIHSGEKPYACSDCGKAFIHSSHVVRHQRTHHGEKPYVCKECGRAFSQSFNLVRHQRTHTGEKPYGCAECGKSFGQRSDAAKHQRTHTGERPYACSECGKAFLHSSNVARHQRTHHGESPYECQECGQAFSQSSNLLQHRRVHTGEKPYACPECGRAFSRSSFLSEHRRIHTGEKPYACGECGRAFRALSGFFRHRRVHTGEKPFYCTKCGRAFRLSSHLIQHQRVHGTD; translated from the exons ATGCGGGGCGCTCGCTTCGGAAGAGCTGCAG GCAGGGATTCCCACTCCTGGTGCTTCTGCAAGGCACGGCAAGGAGAGCCCCCAGACTTGGGTCTCCAGAACGCCACGGACAGGGCTACCctgatggacacacacacag CTTCCCTGGCACAGGTGACGGGTGGTAGCCAGGCTTCCTGCCGGGCTCCTTCAGTGGCCGAGCAAGGGGCTCAGAGTGCCAAGCCAACGCCAACGCAGGAGGCTTTGGAAGAAGAAGAGCCttgccagggagagagagtgctggGCCCATTACAGgggcctccctgggccctggggcttcTGGACGGCTGTGGGAATGAGGAGGCCGGAGACAGGCCCAGAGATTCCCTGAAGATACCAGTTGTTTCTGCGAAACCTGGAGGGCAGAGCGGTCTGGATGGCAGAGTGTCCCCGTCAGAGGCCTCCCCAAACGCTCGCTCTGCCTCAAACAGGAGGGGCCCCCACAAAGGGCGGCCTTATCAGTGTGGCACCTGTGACCGGAGCTTCAAATGCTATTCGGACGTGGTGAAGCACCAGAGCATTCACTCCGGGGAGAAGCCGTACGCGTGCAGCGACTGCGGGAAGGCCTTCATCCACAGCTCGCACGTGGTCCGGCACCAGCGCACCCACCACGGGGAGAAGCCCTACGTCTGCAAGGAGTGCGGGAGAGCCTTCAGCCAGAGCTTCAACCTTGTCCGGCACCAGCGAACTCACACGGGAGAGAAGCCGTACGGATGTGCTGAGTGCGGCAAGTCCTTTGGTCAGCGGTCAGACGCCGCCAAGCACCAGAGGACACACACGGGCGAGAGGCCGTATGCATGCAGCGAGTGCGGGAAGGCCTTCCTGCATAGCTCCAATGTGGCCCGGCACCAGCGCACCCACCATGGGGAGAGCCCCTACGAATGTCAAGAGTGCGGCCAGGCCTTCAGCCAGAGCTCCAACCTCCTGCAGCACCGGCGAGTGCACACGGGTGAGAAGCCCTACGCCTGCCCCGAGTGCGGACGCGCCTTCAGCCGGAGCTCCTTCCTCAGCGAGCATCGGCGCATCCACACCGGAGAGAAGCCATACGCCTGCGGGGAGTGTGGCCGCGCCTTCAGAGCCCTGTCGGGCTTCTTCCGGCACCGGCGGGTCCACACGGGGGAGAAGCCTTTCTACTGCACCAAGTGCGGCCGCGCCTTCCGCCTGAGCTCACACCTGATCCAGCACCAGCGCGTCCACGGCACAGACTGA